In a genomic window of Anaerolineales bacterium:
- a CDS encoding cyclic nucleotide-binding domain-containing protein, translated as AHFVCYPYVCRLKGTRPMHHLDAEALASLPLFEGMTREQIEHVARLGEVRMFSSGETLFNQGDPADRLYVLLSGRVAILFKPHDGDLLSVAEIEPGGVFGWSSALGRRAYTSSAIGLDDCQTFSLRGEALRKLCELHPETGVTILERLAQVIADRLDSTHSQVVDLLRLSMKPRG; from the coding sequence GCACACTTCGTGTGCTATCCTTACGTTTGTAGACTGAAAGGGACCCGGCCAATGCACCATCTGGACGCAGAGGCACTAGCCTCCCTCCCCCTCTTTGAGGGTATGACCCGCGAGCAGATCGAGCACGTAGCTCGGCTTGGCGAGGTCAGGATGTTCTCCAGCGGCGAGACGCTCTTCAACCAGGGCGATCCGGCAGATCGTCTATACGTACTTCTTTCTGGCCGGGTCGCCATCCTGTTCAAGCCGCACGATGGGGACCTGCTCTCGGTCGCTGAGATCGAACCGGGCGGAGTGTTCGGATGGTCCTCAGCCCTCGGCCGCCGAGCCTACACGTCATCGGCCATTGGGCTCGATGATTGCCAGACGTTCAGTCTGCGCGGCGAGGCGCTGCGCAAGTTGTGTGAACTGCATCCAGAGACCGGGGTGACGATCCTCGAGCGCCTGGCTCAAGTGATCGCCGATCGCCTCGACAGCACCCACAGCCAGGT